AGGCATCGCCAACTGGGCGCAGGATATCATTAAAGACCTGGATGACGATCAGCTGCAGCGTATGCTGTTCTGCGAATACGGCGGCATGAGCGATGCGCTCGTCAACACTTACGCCATCACGGGCAATAAAAAATACCTGGACCTGTCCTACAAATTCTACGACAAGCGCATCCTCGATTCACTGGCGGCGCAGATCGATATATTGCCGGGGAAGCATTCCAATACCCAGATACCCAAAGTGATCGGCGGCATACGGCGGTATCAGCTGAACCTGGATCAAAAGGATGCGGACATTGCGCATTTCTTCTGGAATACCGTAACCCGGGACCATTCTTATGTGACCGGCGGAAACAGCAATTATGAATACTTCGGCGCCGCCCGCCGGCTGAGCGAAACGCTGACGGACAATACGACGGAAACCTGCAACACCTATAACATGCTGAAGCTGACCCGGCATCTCTTCGCCCTGCAGCCTGAAGCGCAGTATATGGATTATTATGAAAGGGCGCTGTACAATCACATCCTGGCATCCCAGCACCATGAAACCGGTATGGTCTGCTATTTTGTGCCGCTGCGGATGGGCGGAACAAAGCACTACAGCAATCCCTGGCATTCCTTTACCTGCTGCGTGGGCACCGGCATGGAAAATCACGTAAAATACGGCGAGAGCATCTATTCCCGCGGGAAAGACGGCAGCCTTTACGTCAATCTCTTTATTCCTTCCGTGCTGGACTGGAAAGAAAAAGGGGTGCAGATCAGGCAGGAAAGCACCCTGCCGGACACGGAAGACATCCGGATCATGGTTTCCGCCGGGAAGCCCGCCGCCTTCCCCATCCGCATCCGGCAGCCCCGCTGGGCAAAAACCGGTGTAAAACTGACCGTCAACGGGCAACAGCAGACCGTTACGCCCGATGCACAAGGTTATCTTGTAATAGACCGCACCTGGGAGCAGGACGATGAAATACGGTTAACCCTGCCCGTTAGCCTCTACACGGAAGCCATGCCGGACAATCCATCCCGGCAGGCGGTATTCTACGGGCCGGTATTGCTGGCCGGTGTGCTGGGAGAAAAAGAGCCGGACCCTGTTAGCGGGGTACCGGTGTTCGTGACCGGCCAGCCGGATGTTTCCGCCTGGATCAAAAGTACCGGAGGGCCGGCCCTGGAATTCACCTCCGCTGCCGTTGGCCGGCCATCGGATGTGAAGCTGGTGCCCTTCCATGATACCAAGAACCAGTACTACAGCGTTTACTGGGACGTGTTTACACCGGCCGCCTGGACGGAACAGCAACAGGTGTATGAAGCCCGGAAAAAAGCGGAAAAGGAACTGGAAGCCCGTACCGTGGATATCCTGCGGACAGGGGAAATGCAGCCTGAACGGGACCATGCATTCACCGGGGAAAAAACTTCCACGGCGGAGGACCACGGGCGGAAATGGCGGATAGCCAGGCCCGGCGGGTACTTCTCCTTTACCATGAAAGTTGCGCCTGACGGCGGGAATACGCTCATCTGCACCTATTGGGGCATGGACAACCGCGACAGGAACTTTGATATACAGGTAGATGGGCAAACTATCGCTACGGAAGATCTGAATAAGTATAAAGCCAGCAAGTTTTACGATATTAGCTATAAAATTCCGGAAAAGCTGACCAAAGGCAGGTCCGCTGTTGTGATAAAATTCGTTCCAAAATCACAGCAAAGCGCGGGACCTTTATACGGCAGCCGGATAGTCCGAGAGTAAACAATATTCACCACGAGAAAACTGAAGAAAAGTGAAAATAGCGCAATACGCTGGAAAGAACAAAATGCTGCTGGCAGTAGACTGTATCATTTTCGGGTTCGATGGCACCGACCTTAAACTGCTGCTGATCAAGAGAGGATTCGAACCGGAAAAAGGCCGCTGGAGCCTCATGGGCGGGTTCGTACAGCCAAAGGAAACACTGGAACAGGCCGCAGCGCGCGTACTCAAAGAGCTGACCGGTCTGGAAGATGTGTACATGGAACAACTGCACGCCTTCAGTGAAGTAGAGCGGGACCCCATCGAACGTACGGTGTCCGTTACCTATACCAGCCTTATCGACATCAATAAATACAAAAAACAGCTGGATAACGATTTCCATTCCGAATGGTTCCCGCTGAAAAAAATACCCTCCCTCATCTTCGATCACCGCGACATGGTGGAACTGGCCAAGGAAAAACTCCGTTACAAAGCCGCCTTCCACCCCATCGTATTTGAAATGCTGCCGGAAAAATTCACCCTGCCGCAACTGCAAAGCCTGTACGAAGGTATTTACGGCTCACTGATGGACAAACGCAATTTCTCCCGTAAAGTATTGTCAACCGGACTATTGGTCAAGCAAAAGGACAAAGAACGGCTGAGCTCCAAACGCGGGGCCTTTTACTATAAACTGGACAAACGGAAGTACCAGACGAAATTCAACGCTTTCCTGAATTTTATTCCCAATCCAAATAACCTGAACTGATATTTTTTTTCCGGGGAAAAAGAAATCATGAATTTTTTTGCTACCTTAGTTAAGTGTTAAATTGACACTCATAAATTCCACATGAAAGACAACTACGTTATCGGGGTGGATTACGGCACCGATTCAGTCCGTTCCATCATTGCTGATGCCCGTACCGGCGAGGAGGTGGCAGCGGCGGTTTATTATTACCCCCGCTGGAGAGACGGCCTGTATTGCAACGCAGCGCAAAGCCGGTTCCGCCAGCATCCGCTGGACTATATGGAAGGCCTGGAAAACACCATCCGCAGCTGCCTTGAAAAAGCAGGCAAAACAGTGGCCGCCAATATCCGCGCCATTTCAGTGGACACTACCGGTTCCACGCCGGTAGCGGTGGATGAAACAGGCACTCCCCTCGCATTGCTTCCCGGCTTTGAACAGAATCCCAACGCGATGTTCGTATTGTGGAAAGACCATACGGCTGTTAAAGAAGCGGCGGAGATCAATGCGCATGCGGAGAAATTCGATATCAACTATCTGCAGTTCGTCGGCGGCATATATTCTTCTGAATGGTTCTGGGCAAAACTGCTGCATGTGTTAAGGGCGGATGAGCAGGTGCGCGGCAAATGCCATTCC
This genomic stretch from Chitinophaga sp. XS-30 harbors:
- a CDS encoding NUDIX domain-containing protein, which encodes MKIAQYAGKNKMLLAVDCIIFGFDGTDLKLLLIKRGFEPEKGRWSLMGGFVQPKETLEQAAARVLKELTGLEDVYMEQLHAFSEVERDPIERTVSVTYTSLIDINKYKKQLDNDFHSEWFPLKKIPSLIFDHRDMVELAKEKLRYKAAFHPIVFEMLPEKFTLPQLQSLYEGIYGSLMDKRNFSRKVLSTGLLVKQKDKERLSSKRGAFYYKLDKRKYQTKFNAFLNFIPNPNNLN
- a CDS encoding glycoside hydrolase family 127 protein, translated to MKTSVIRCLLTAACIGTSALCMAQSYLPEWKDSRMKVTPKADIRAYAFNLRDVRLLESPFYTAMQAEAKYLLQIEPDRLLSDFRTHAGLAAKAEKYGGWESSGLAGHSLGHYLSACALQYAATGDEAFLNRVTYIVDELELCQQHRKTGYVGAIPNEDSMWMEVKAGNIRTRGFDLNGAWAPWYTVHKIMAGLLDAWLYCHNPKALVVNEGIANWAQDIIKDLDDDQLQRMLFCEYGGMSDALVNTYAITGNKKYLDLSYKFYDKRILDSLAAQIDILPGKHSNTQIPKVIGGIRRYQLNLDQKDADIAHFFWNTVTRDHSYVTGGNSNYEYFGAARRLSETLTDNTTETCNTYNMLKLTRHLFALQPEAQYMDYYERALYNHILASQHHETGMVCYFVPLRMGGTKHYSNPWHSFTCCVGTGMENHVKYGESIYSRGKDGSLYVNLFIPSVLDWKEKGVQIRQESTLPDTEDIRIMVSAGKPAAFPIRIRQPRWAKTGVKLTVNGQQQTVTPDAQGYLVIDRTWEQDDEIRLTLPVSLYTEAMPDNPSRQAVFYGPVLLAGVLGEKEPDPVSGVPVFVTGQPDVSAWIKSTGGPALEFTSAAVGRPSDVKLVPFHDTKNQYYSVYWDVFTPAAWTEQQQVYEARKKAEKELEARTVDILRTGEMQPERDHAFTGEKTSTAEDHGRKWRIARPGGYFSFTMKVAPDGGNTLICTYWGMDNRDRNFDIQVDGQTIATEDLNKYKASKFYDISYKIPEKLTKGRSAVVIKFVPKSQQSAGPLYGSRIVRE